Within Hydrogenophaga sp. PAMC20947, the genomic segment CTGGGTGGCGAGACGGTGGAGACGCGGGTCGACTCGACCATACCTTCGGTGTTGCTGAAACAGCGAATGGAGGCGCAGCGGCGGAGTGCCTGACGTGAAACCACCATGCTTGATTTCACCTCGTCGCTCTACCTGGGTCTGCACCATGGCAGCACAACACTCGATCCGTGGGACTCGCTCAGCCTCGGGCGTCCAGCGGCGCTGGACGAGGCTCCCGAAGCGAGAGTCGCTGCCCATGAACTGGCCCGGCTGGTGGGTTGCGCCGATGGCACGCTGTTGCCATCGACCTTCCACCTCTTTTGGGACCTGCTCGGTGTGCTGAGCCGAGAACAGATCGAGATTTTCATGGACGCTTCGACCTACCCGATTGCCCGCTGGGGTGCCGAGCACTGGGCCACCAAGGGCGTGCCGCTGCACACCTTTGCGCGCCACGACCCAAAATCCCTGGAGCGCTTGATGGCACGCCGGCATGGCTGCCGACCCGTGGTGCTCTGCGATGGCATGAGCCCCGGCAGCAACAGCCAGCCACCGTTGGCGGCCTACGCCGGCCTGGCAAATTCACAGGGTGGCTGGCTGGTGATCGACGACACCCAGGCTCTGGGTGTCTATGGACAGCGGCCTTCAGCGGGCGCTCCTTACGGGGTTGGAGGCGGCGGCTCGCTGCTGCAGCAAGGGTTGGCTGGCCATCACATGGTGGTGGGGGCCTCGCTCGCCAAGGGCTTTGGTGTGCCAGTGGCCTTGCTCGCTGGCAGCGCTGTGCTGTTGCGGCGCTTCTTGCGCAACAGCGCAAGCCGCGAACACATGAGTCCGCCCTCACTGCCGGTTGTCCTGGCCGCACGGCAGGCGTTGGTGGTGAACGCCCACCATGGCGAACACCTGCGTTTGCGGCTGTGGCGCGCCGTGCGGCGGCTGCGCAGCGGTCTGGCTGCGCTGGGCATCGCCACCCGCGGCGGCGACTTCCCAGTGCAGACGCTGATCACCCCGCCAGGCGCTGTTGTGCCACTGCTGCACACCCTTCTGTTGCACGCCGGCGTTCGCACCGTGCTGCACCGCGATAGCGGTGGCGGTAGCGGCGCGCAATTGAGCTTTCTGCTTCGCGCCGATCACAGCGCGGCACATATCGACCAGGCGGTGATGCGATTGGCACACGCGTGGAACACAGCCCTGGAGCCGGCGTGAAAACACCGCGTTCAAGCTGGCGCACCTTCGTTTCAACCTTTTCACCAGGAGAACACCATGCACAAGATGACCTGCCAATGCCCCCAGTGCAACGCCAGCACCCGGGCCGAGTTCGAAACCTTCTCTTTTGACCTATCGCCTCAAAGTGAATTTGAGGAAGAAGACGAAGCCGCAGACGAGGCTTCAAACCCCTTTGGTCAGCAATACCAAGGGGAATATGAAAGCGAGTTTGAAGGCGAATACGAATACGAAGACGAAGGCGCGGCCAGCTTTGGTTCGCGCGATGCCGAGAGCCCGTTCAGCGAGGACGAAGAGGCCGAGTTGGCGATGGAGCTGCTCTCGGTGTCCAGCGACGCAGAGCTGGACGAGTTCTTGGGCAAGATGTTCAAGAAGATCGGCAGGGGCCTCAAGAAAATCGCGCGGCCACTGGGTGGCGCGCTCAAGGGTTTGGCAAAGAAGGCGCTGCCATTTGTGGGCGGTGCGCTGGGTTCGTTCATTCCCATCCCCGGCGTCGGTACCGCCGTGGGCACCGCGTTGGGCAGCGCGGTGGGCAATGCACTCGAAGCCGAGTTCGGTGAACTCGATGCCGACGAACAAGAGTTTGAGATGGCGCGCAGGTTCGTCCGAATCGCGGGCACTGCCGCGCAGCAGGCCGCGGCCGCCGGGGCGTCTACCGACCCCAGGCGTGCAGTGCAGGCGGCCGTCGCCCATGCCGCGCGTCGGCATGTGCCGGGCCTGGATCGAGGGGGCCGGAGCGGGCGGTGGGTCCGACGTGGCAACACGATCGTCGTCGGTCTCTAACCGCCCAGGGAGAACTTTCATGAACCACGCTGTTTTTGAGTTTCTGCCGTTCGAGCCCGGGGGCGAATACCCACCCGAAGCCGAATCCTCTGCCTGGGAAACCGAGAAACGCCGAGGCCGCGGTGCTTCGCGCAGTGGTTCAAAGCCGCGGCGCAACGCTTCGCGTTTTTCGTCAAAGGCCATGGTGCGGTCAACAGCACGCTCGAGGCCGAGACCACCGAGCCGGAACACGCAGCGGCCTCGGTCCCGCCTGGGTGCACCGGCAGCGCCCTGCGTGTGCCCGGCCCACGGCACGGAGTACGTGCGCTGGGTGCAAAGTGCGCTGAACCAGGTGGCGTCGACCAACCTGACGGTCACCGGTGTGATGACCGCGACCACGCGCAACGCCTTGCGCCGCTTCCAAAGCAGCAAGGGCTTGCCGGTTGATGGCATCGCCGGGCCAGACGTTGAACAGGCGCTGCGCGATGCGCGCCAGCCGGCCGACAGCGGGCCGCCAACCGAGGCGCTGGCGTCAGACCAGGGCGAGGTCTACGAATTTGAAACACTGGCGCTTGAAACGCCCACCAGCAGGCCAACACTGCGCCTTGGCTCGCGCGGTTCGGCGGTGGCCGATCTGCAGCGCAGGTTGGGGGCCGCCGGGTTCAGCGCGGGCGCAGCCGATGGCATCTTCGGCGCCAACACCGGTGCGGCCGTGCATGCCTTTCAACGCGCGCGGGGGCTGGGGGCGGATGGCGTTGCCGGGTCCATGACCTGGGGCGCCTTGCTCGGCGGAATGCCGAGCGGTCCAGCCGTTCCAAGCGGCGCCGGGGCACGCTTTGGCCCCGTCCCCGAGGTGAACACGTTGCTCCCAAAAACCGGTGCCGGATTTGTCGGCGTGAAGAGTGAGAGCCGACGATTCGGTTTGTCCGAAACCATCGAGGCACTGAAACAGGTCGGGCAACGTTGGCAATCTCGCTATCCATCCGGGCCGCTGGTTCAGATATCAGATATCGGCAAGCAAGGCGGTGGAGCGCTCAAGCCGCACAGCTCTCACAGAATGGGAATTGATGTCGACATTCGATTCATCCGGAACGATGGAAATCTCGGTTCTGTCAACCCGTTGATACGTTCAGAAGCGCCATTTTTCGACCGTGCGCGCACACAAGATCTTGTCAATATCATCCGGGCCAATGGCGTACTGAAAGTCCACAAACTCTGGGTGAACCAGCGCATAGGCCTGAGCGGAATCGATGGCGACAACATTCACAACAACCACATGCACGTGCGGTTTTGCGTTCCGTCCCGTCTCAACCTCAGCCAGACGAAGAAGGCTGCAAAAATTTCAGCCAAAGGCACCTATTCAAGTTGTTGATGAAGTGGCCGTCGTCACCAACTTGCGGGCCTGACACCCCTCGCGCCATCCGGGGCACCAACGCCGTCGGAGGCCAGTGATCTACCCAACGCTATCAACAGCACACCGGAGAGACATCATGAACCACGCTGAATTCGAACTTGTGCCCTTCGCGCCTGACATCGGGTACGAATACGAAGAGGAAGGCGACACCTGGGAAACGGAGCGGCAGCGTGGCCGCGCCGCACCACGGGGGCGTTCGACGCCTTCGCGTGGCACCTCGCGCAATGCGCCAAAGGCCGGTTCGCGATCGGCGGCACGGTCGAAGCCGAGGCCGCCGAGCCGGAACGCGCGGCGACCTCGGTCACGCTTGGGCGCGCCCGCAGCGCCCTGCGTGTGTCCGGCCCACGGCACTGAATACGTGCGCTGGGTGCAAAGCGCGCTGAACCAGGTGGCGCAGGCGAGCCTGCCAGTCACCGGTGTGATGACCGCGACCACGCGCAATGCCTTGCGCCGGTTCCAACGCAGCAAGGGGTTGCCGGTTGATGGCATCGCAGGGCCAGACGTTGAACAAGCGCTGCGCGATGCGCGCCAGCCGGCCGACAACGGGGCGCCAACCGATGAGCCGGCGCCGGATCAAGGCGAGGTTTTTGAATTTGAAACGCTGGAGCTTGAGGCGCCCACCAGCATGGCCACCGCCAGGCCAACGCTGCGCCGAGGGTCGCGCGGATCGGCCGTGGCCGATCTGCAGCGCCGCTTGGGGGTGACCGGGTTCAGCGCAGGCCCGGCCGACGGCATCTTTGGTTCCAACACCGATGCCGCAGTCCGTGCCTTCCAGCGCGCGCGGGGTCTTGGCGTGGACGGCATCGTTGGTTCAAACACCTGGGGCGCCTTGTTGGGCAGAGCGCCCAGCAGGCCGCCAAGCCCGGGCGGTGGTGGTTCATCGACGGCCAATGCATGGGGACTACCCTCCAGCGTGCGTGCTGCGGGAGACGCCCAGACTGTTCGCTACGATTCGCCGCCAGCCTGGGCCGGCTCACCTGGCAACTGCACCGGCAACTTCACCGCAGGCGCAGCGGCCTTGAAGAGCCACAT encodes:
- a CDS encoding pyridoxal phosphate-dependent aminotransferase family protein, which translates into the protein MLDFTSSLYLGLHHGSTTLDPWDSLSLGRPAALDEAPEARVAAHELARLVGCADGTLLPSTFHLFWDLLGVLSREQIEIFMDASTYPIARWGAEHWATKGVPLHTFARHDPKSLERLMARRHGCRPVVLCDGMSPGSNSQPPLAAYAGLANSQGGWLVIDDTQALGVYGQRPSAGAPYGVGGGGSLLQQGLAGHHMVVGASLAKGFGVPVALLAGSAVLLRRFLRNSASREHMSPPSLPVVLAARQALVVNAHHGEHLRLRLWRAVRRLRSGLAALGIATRGGDFPVQTLITPPGAVVPLLHTLLLHAGVRTVLHRDSGGGSGAQLSFLLRADHSAAHIDQAVMRLAHAWNTALEPA
- a CDS encoding penicillin-insensitive murein endopeptidase, encoding MNHAVFEFLPFEPGGEYPPEAESSAWETEKRRGRGASRSGSKPRRNASRFSSKAMVRSTARSRPRPPSRNTQRPRSRLGAPAAPCVCPAHGTEYVRWVQSALNQVASTNLTVTGVMTATTRNALRRFQSSKGLPVDGIAGPDVEQALRDARQPADSGPPTEALASDQGEVYEFETLALETPTSRPTLRLGSRGSAVADLQRRLGAAGFSAGAADGIFGANTGAAVHAFQRARGLGADGVAGSMTWGALLGGMPSGPAVPSGAGARFGPVPEVNTLLPKTGAGFVGVKSESRRFGLSETIEALKQVGQRWQSRYPSGPLVQISDIGKQGGGALKPHSSHRMGIDVDIRFIRNDGNLGSVNPLIRSEAPFFDRARTQDLVNIIRANGVLKVHKLWVNQRIGLSGIDGDNIHNNHMHVRFCVPSRLNLSQTKKAAKISAKGTYSSC
- a CDS encoding peptidoglycan-binding protein, which gives rise to MNHAEFELVPFAPDIGYEYEEEGDTWETERQRGRAAPRGRSTPSRGTSRNAPKAGSRSAARSKPRPPSRNARRPRSRLGAPAAPCVCPAHGTEYVRWVQSALNQVAQASLPVTGVMTATTRNALRRFQRSKGLPVDGIAGPDVEQALRDARQPADNGAPTDEPAPDQGEVFEFETLELEAPTSMATARPTLRRGSRGSAVADLQRRLGVTGFSAGPADGIFGSNTDAAVRAFQRARGLGVDGIVGSNTWGALLGRAPSRPPSPGGGGSSTANAWGLPSSVRAAGDAQTVRYDSPPAWAGSPGNCTGNFTAGAAALKSHIQATFAGVSSIGGYSCRANSANRSETSVHGTGRALDIMIRTVGGKANSAVGDPIANWLVRNASSIGVQYIIWNRIRWSGNRTPRVARYTGPSPHIDHVHVELNNDGAARRTPWFQGR